One window of the Sulfitobacter alexandrii genome contains the following:
- a CDS encoding VOC family protein — MNYEDTTPEAFGASLRGMGLNLLVRDVPRQVAFLEDVFGMRAFQPTADFAIITYGEHVFQLHVDGTYHANPLLALLPENPPRGAGIEIRLYDTDPDTACRRAVAMGVTILQAPADKPHGLREAYLLCENGYAWVPSRPLT, encoded by the coding sequence ATGAACTACGAAGACACAACACCCGAAGCGTTCGGCGCGTCACTCAGGGGCATGGGCCTGAACCTTCTCGTGCGCGACGTGCCGCGGCAGGTCGCCTTCCTCGAAGACGTGTTTGGAATGCGGGCGTTTCAACCGACTGCGGATTTCGCGATCATCACCTACGGTGAACATGTGTTCCAGCTGCATGTCGACGGGACCTACCATGCGAACCCCCTTCTGGCCTTGCTGCCCGAAAACCCGCCGCGCGGTGCGGGGATCGAGATCAGGCTCTATGACACCGACCCCGACACTGCCTGTCGCAGGGCTGTGGCCATGGGCGTCACCATCCTGCAGGCGCCGGCCGACAAGCCACATGGCCTGCGCGAAGCCTACCTGCTTTGCGAGAATGGATATGCCTGGGTGCCCAGCCGCCCCCTGACCTGA
- a CDS encoding class I SAM-dependent DNA methyltransferase — MTDPDLDKAYALQTPDDNRRLYADWAKSYDTGFAADMDYQLPRLVALLLAEIYQGPGPVLDLGAGTGLIADNMLMRGSFDIDALDISPEMLATATAKGHYRRTIEADLTRPLDIADGTYDAVVSSGTFTHGHVGPDALDEVIRIARSGALFVLTINAEHFETRGFAAKFEELAPKIGDLEHRSVNIYGGKATADHRDDQADIAIFRKR, encoded by the coding sequence ATGACCGATCCCGATCTCGACAAGGCCTATGCGCTTCAGACGCCGGATGACAACCGCAGGCTCTATGCCGACTGGGCAAAGAGCTACGACACCGGATTCGCCGCCGACATGGATTACCAGTTGCCACGTCTCGTGGCGCTGTTGCTGGCTGAGATCTATCAGGGGCCGGGTCCGGTCCTGGACCTGGGGGCGGGAACCGGCCTGATCGCGGACAACATGCTGATGCGCGGCAGCTTCGACATCGATGCGTTGGATATCTCGCCGGAGATGCTTGCGACGGCGACGGCCAAGGGACACTACCGGCGGACCATCGAAGCGGATCTGACCAGACCGCTGGACATCGCGGATGGCACCTATGACGCGGTCGTAAGCTCGGGAACCTTCACGCATGGGCACGTGGGGCCGGACGCACTGGATGAAGTGATCCGGATCGCGCGTTCCGGCGCGCTGTTCGTGCTGACCATCAACGCGGAGCATTTCGAGACGCGGGGCTTTGCCGCCAAGTTCGAGGAACTCGCCCCGAAGATCGGGGATCTGGAGCATCGGTCCGTGAACATCTACGGCGGCAAAGCGACGGCGGACCACCGGGACGACCAGGCGGATATCGCCATATTCCGCAAGCGTTAG
- the queG gene encoding tRNA epoxyqueuosine(34) reductase QueG: MELKARLVAEALREGFVAARVCKPGAVPEVADRLTAFVQAGYHGQMGWMADRMHWRGNPAALWPEARSVLMLAESYTPETDPLAVLDRPEKGAISVYAQGRDYHDIVKKRLKRLARWLIAEGGGEVKVFVDTAPVPEKALAQASGLGWQGKHTNLLSRDWGNWAFLGSIFTTLDLPADPAESEHCGSCRKCLDICPTDAFPAPFQLDARRCISYLTIEHKGPVAEDLRELMGNRIYGCDDCLAICPWNKFAVAASDLRYHGPAARAADLAELAELDDAAFRQRYAGSAIKRIGRDRFVRNVLYAMGNSGLPRLRPVAQRLCEDPDPTVADAARWAVARLPA, from the coding sequence ATGGAACTGAAGGCCAGGCTGGTGGCAGAGGCGCTGCGCGAGGGGTTCGTGGCGGCACGCGTCTGCAAGCCCGGCGCGGTGCCCGAGGTGGCCGACCGGCTGACCGCCTTTGTCCAGGCGGGATACCATGGTCAGATGGGCTGGATGGCCGACCGGATGCACTGGCGCGGCAACCCCGCGGCGCTTTGGCCCGAGGCGCGGTCGGTTCTCATGCTGGCCGAAAGCTATACCCCCGAAACGGATCCGTTGGCGGTGCTCGACCGGCCCGAAAAGGGGGCGATTTCGGTCTATGCGCAGGGACGCGATTACCATGACATTGTCAAGAAGCGGCTCAAGCGGTTGGCCCGCTGGCTGATCGCGGAAGGCGGCGGCGAGGTGAAGGTTTTCGTGGATACCGCGCCGGTTCCGGAAAAGGCGCTCGCACAGGCGTCGGGGCTCGGCTGGCAGGGCAAGCACACCAATCTGCTCAGCCGGGACTGGGGAAACTGGGCATTTCTCGGGTCCATCTTCACCACGCTAGACCTGCCTGCTGACCCGGCGGAGAGCGAGCACTGCGGTTCGTGCCGCAAGTGTCTGGACATCTGTCCGACAGACGCCTTTCCGGCGCCGTTCCAGCTGGATGCGCGGCGCTGCATTTCCTACCTCACGATCGAGCACAAGGGTCCGGTTGCCGAAGATCTGCGTGAGCTGATGGGAAACCGGATCTACGGCTGCGACGATTGTCTCGCGATCTGCCCGTGGAACAAGTTCGCCGTCGCCGCCAGCGACCTGCGGTATCACGGGCCGGCGGCGCGGGCCGCCGATCTCGCGGAGCTTGCCGAACTGGACGATGCCGCCTTTCGCCAACGCTACGCGGGTTCGGCGATCAAGCGGATCGGGCGGGACCGGTTCGTGCGCAACGTGCTTTACGCGATGGGAAATTCGGGCCTGCCCAGGCTCAGGCCCGTGGCGCAGCGCCTGTGCGAAGATCCCGATCCCACCGTGGCGGATGCAGCGCGCTGGGCCGTGGCGCGTCTGCCGGCCTGA
- the msrB gene encoding peptide-methionine (R)-S-oxide reductase MsrB → MSTYTKNPDVIAGLSPEEYYVTQESGTERPGTGKLLNNKEPGIYVDIVSGEPLFASADKYESGCGWPSFTKPIDNVTEHRDASLGMVRTEVRSKHGDSHLGHVFPDGPADRGGLRYCINSASLRFVHRDDMEAEGYGDYIDQVEDVA, encoded by the coding sequence ATGTCAACCTACACCAAGAACCCCGATGTCATCGCGGGACTTAGCCCGGAAGAATATTATGTCACGCAGGAAAGCGGAACGGAGCGTCCGGGTACCGGCAAGCTCCTGAACAACAAGGAACCCGGCATCTACGTCGATATCGTATCGGGCGAACCGCTGTTCGCGAGCGCCGACAAGTACGAGAGCGGCTGCGGCTGGCCCAGCTTTACCAAACCCATCGACAACGTGACGGAGCATCGCGACGCCTCGCTTGGCATGGTGCGCACCGAAGTCAGGTCAAAGCACGGCGACAGCCATCTGGGCCATGTCTTTCCCGATGGCCCGGCCGACCGCGGCGGATTGCGATACTGCATCAACTCGGCCTCGCTGCGCTTTGTGCATCGCGACGACATGGAGGCGGAAGGATACGGCGACTACATAGATCAGGTGGAGGACGTAGCATGA
- a CDS encoding class II aldolase and adducin N-terminal domain-containing protein, which yields MTIAQIKPNMNHWPERVDLAAAFRWTARLNMHEGVANHFSLAVNDTGTQFLMNPNQVHFSRIKASDLLLIDANDPETLEGPDAPDPTAWGLHGGVHRACAHARCVMHVHSIHATVLACLQDSRLPPIDQNCCTFYDRIVIDENYGGLAFEDEGDRCAALLSDPKHKVMVMGSHGVMVIGDTVAETFNRLYYFERAAETYIKALQTGMPLRRIPDDVAEKTARELETYPEQDARHLAELKAILDTEGSDYAA from the coding sequence ATGACCATCGCCCAGATCAAACCCAACATGAACCACTGGCCCGAACGCGTGGATCTCGCCGCCGCCTTTCGCTGGACGGCAAGACTGAACATGCATGAGGGCGTGGCGAACCACTTCTCCCTCGCCGTCAACGATACCGGCACGCAGTTCCTGATGAACCCGAACCAGGTTCATTTCTCCCGGATCAAGGCGAGCGACCTGCTGCTGATCGACGCGAACGATCCCGAAACGCTCGAGGGTCCGGACGCGCCGGATCCGACGGCATGGGGATTGCACGGCGGCGTGCATCGGGCCTGCGCCCACGCCCGTTGCGTGATGCATGTCCATTCCATCCACGCGACGGTGCTGGCCTGCCTTCAGGACAGCCGCCTGCCACCGATCGACCAGAACTGCTGCACGTTCTACGACCGCATCGTCATCGACGAGAACTATGGCGGCCTTGCCTTCGAGGACGAAGGGGACCGCTGCGCCGCCCTTCTGAGCGATCCGAAACACAAGGTCATGGTGATGGGATCGCACGGTGTCATGGTCATCGGCGATACCGTGGCCGAGACTTTCAATCGCCTCTATTATTTCGAGCGCGCGGCGGAAACCTACATCAAGGCGTTGCAGACGGGGATGCCGCTGCGCCGCATTCCGGACGACGTTGCGGAAAAGACCGCGCGCGAGCTCGAGACCTACCCCGAACAGGATGCCCGCCACCTTGCCGAGCTCAAGGCGATTCTCGACACGGAAGGGTCAGACTATGCCGCCTGA
- a CDS encoding DUF1810 domain-containing protein encodes MPPEPENWEDDEDEFDHFTDAQDAIWDSVMAELQDGRKISHWMWFVFPVLEGVGESPTALFFALRDVQETREYLAHETLGPRLTRCMDLIAAHDDKTAAAILGKTDAYKLHNCATLFARAADDPTPFDRVLEVFFDGKPAQRTLDLL; translated from the coding sequence ATGCCGCCTGAACCGGAGAACTGGGAAGACGACGAAGACGAGTTCGACCACTTCACCGACGCGCAGGATGCGATCTGGGACTCCGTCATGGCGGAGCTTCAGGACGGCCGGAAGATATCCCATTGGATGTGGTTCGTGTTTCCCGTGCTCGAGGGTGTCGGTGAGTCGCCGACTGCGCTTTTCTTTGCGCTGCGCGACGTGCAGGAAACCCGCGAATACCTTGCTCACGAGACGCTTGGACCGCGCCTGACCCGATGCATGGACCTGATCGCGGCGCATGACGACAAGACGGCAGCCGCCATTCTGGGCAAGACGGATGCCTACAAGCTGCACAACTGCGCCACCCTTTTCGCCCGCGCCGCGGACGACCCCACCCCGTTCGATCGCGTGCTGGAAGTGTTTTTTGACGGCAAGCCTGCACAACGCACGCTCGACCTGCTGTGA
- a CDS encoding glutathione S-transferase family protein has translation MARLFHVPLSPFCRKVRLSLAEKKIEVELVEERYWEQDADFMRRNPAGKVPVLRLDGIMMAESSAICEYIEETRPEPPLLPRDPAERLEVRRLVGWFDDKFHREVTSKLLYERVNKKVMKQGYPDSSNVKAGAKAIKYHLDYMAWLLDHRRWLAGDVMTLADFAAAAHLSSLDYISDVDWNRSDVVKDWYAKIKSRPAFRALLADQVPGFPPPKHYNNLDF, from the coding sequence ATGGCCCGCCTGTTTCATGTCCCGCTATCGCCTTTCTGCCGCAAGGTGCGCCTGAGCCTCGCGGAAAAGAAGATCGAGGTGGAACTGGTCGAGGAACGCTACTGGGAGCAGGACGCCGATTTCATGCGGCGCAATCCAGCCGGAAAGGTGCCTGTGCTGCGCCTCGACGGTATCATGATGGCTGAAAGTTCGGCGATCTGCGAGTACATCGAGGAAACCCGCCCGGAACCGCCGCTGCTGCCGCGGGATCCCGCGGAGCGGCTGGAGGTGCGCCGCCTCGTGGGCTGGTTCGACGACAAGTTCCACCGCGAGGTGACGTCGAAACTGCTTTACGAACGGGTGAACAAGAAGGTGATGAAGCAGGGCTATCCGGACAGTTCCAACGTCAAGGCCGGCGCGAAGGCGATCAAATATCACCTCGATTACATGGCCTGGTTGCTGGACCACCGGCGCTGGCTGGCGGGAGACGTCATGACCCTGGCGGATTTTGCCGCCGCCGCGCATCTTTCGTCCCTCGATTATATCTCGGACGTGGACTGGAACCGCAGTGACGTGGTCAAGGACTGGTATGCCAAGATCAAGTCGCGCCCCGCGTTCCGGGCCTTGCTGGCAGATCAGGTGCCCGGCTTTCCGCCGCCCAAACACTACAACAACCTTGATTTCTGA
- a CDS encoding glutathione peroxidase encodes MRWVLALLLSVTMAQAAPRDVVFTNIDGGEHRLSQWAGQPVLVVNTASQCGYTGQYSGLQALYDRYRARGLVVLAVPSDDFNQELGSADEVKEFCEVTFGLDLPMTDITAVRGTKAHPFYRAVKAETGFEPGWNFNKILIGPDGRVVGTWGAPVKPESAAIVGAIEPLLN; translated from the coding sequence ATGCGGTGGGTTCTGGCATTGCTGCTGAGTGTCACGATGGCGCAGGCCGCGCCGCGCGATGTCGTGTTTACCAACATAGACGGGGGCGAGCATCGGTTGAGCCAATGGGCCGGGCAGCCGGTCCTTGTTGTCAATACGGCCTCGCAATGCGGCTATACCGGCCAGTACAGCGGCCTTCAGGCGCTTTACGACCGGTACAGGGCGCGGGGCCTCGTGGTGCTGGCCGTGCCGTCCGACGACTTCAATCAGGAATTGGGGAGCGCGGACGAGGTGAAGGAATTCTGCGAGGTGACCTTTGGTCTCGACCTGCCGATGACCGACATCACGGCCGTACGCGGCACCAAGGCGCATCCGTTCTACCGGGCCGTCAAGGCCGAGACGGGTTTCGAACCGGGCTGGAACTTCAACAAGATACTGATCGGCCCGGACGGTCGGGTGGTCGGCACCTGGGGTGCGCCGGTAAAGCCGGAATCGGCGGCCATTGTCGGCGCGATTGAGCCATTGCTGAACTGA
- a CDS encoding hydantoinase/oxoprolinase N-terminal domain-containing protein yields the protein MALLLGVDTGGTYTDAVLIRDDETVIASAKSLTTRHDLAEGIGAAVQAVLTSAGVSPSEISLASLSTTLATNALVEGQGGRVALIYIGFRERDLEAHGLSEALKGDPAIVLGGGHDHSGSEVRPLDEAGLIAFLEQHGRDVSGFAVAAQFATRNPAHELRAAQLVAQITERPVSASHQLSAKLNGPRRAMTAVLNARLIGMIDRLIGRAEDRLQELGITSPMMVVRGDGALISSQQARERPIETILSGPAASIVGARWMTGAELALVSDIGGTTTDVALLRGGRPMIDPAGARVGPYRTMVEAVSMRTTGLGGDSEVHFISEGLRGGVTLGPRRLLPVSLLAVEAPGIVHEALETQLRSVTPGEHDGRFVRAVPGQPAEGLGPREAALLDRIGGGVHPLGDVLRARIEQGALKRLVERGLVQIAGVTPSDASHVLGRVLEWDGSAARKALLLFGRRRTGAGNVLSNNAEDVAQMIVDQLTHQTCLALLETAFDEEERPFDIAPDVLARHVLMQRGLQGHQGLVRLRTGLDAPVIGLGASAASYYPAVGDRLGCEMILPEHAGVANAIGAVVGRVTMRQSGTVTAPSEGRYRVHLPDGPQDFTDQADALDLLEAALREQAMADALAAGAVDIQIRVDRDIRTAGVEAREVFIEAVITVEAAGRPRVAEG from the coding sequence ATGGCCTTGCTGTTGGGCGTGGATACGGGCGGAACCTACACGGACGCGGTGCTCATCCGCGATGACGAAACGGTCATCGCCTCTGCGAAATCGCTGACCACCCGCCATGACCTCGCCGAGGGGATCGGCGCCGCCGTGCAGGCCGTGTTGACCTCTGCCGGTGTGTCGCCGTCGGAGATCTCGCTGGCGTCGCTGTCGACCACCCTGGCCACGAATGCGCTGGTCGAAGGGCAGGGCGGGCGCGTGGCGTTGATCTACATCGGGTTCCGTGAGCGCGACCTGGAGGCCCATGGCCTGTCCGAGGCGCTGAAAGGCGATCCCGCCATCGTCCTGGGCGGTGGTCATGACCATTCGGGTTCCGAGGTGCGCCCGCTGGACGAGGCGGGTTTGATCGCGTTTCTCGAACAGCACGGGCGCGATGTCAGCGGTTTTGCCGTCGCTGCACAGTTCGCTACCCGCAACCCCGCGCATGAGTTGCGCGCGGCGCAACTGGTGGCACAGATCACCGAACGGCCCGTGTCCGCCTCACATCAGCTTTCGGCCAAGCTGAACGGCCCCCGCCGGGCGATGACGGCGGTGCTGAACGCCCGGCTGATCGGGATGATAGACCGGCTGATCGGCCGGGCCGAAGATCGGCTTCAGGAACTCGGGATCACGTCACCGATGATGGTGGTGCGTGGAGACGGCGCGCTGATTTCAAGCCAGCAGGCCCGCGAGCGTCCCATCGAAACGATCCTGAGCGGCCCTGCCGCGTCGATCGTCGGGGCGCGCTGGATGACGGGGGCGGAACTTGCGCTTGTCAGTGATATCGGAGGCACCACCACGGATGTCGCCCTGCTGCGTGGTGGGCGCCCCATGATCGACCCGGCCGGCGCGCGGGTGGGTCCATATCGCACCATGGTCGAGGCGGTCTCGATGCGGACCACCGGTCTGGGCGGCGACAGCGAAGTCCATTTCATTTCGGAAGGACTGCGCGGCGGTGTCACATTGGGCCCCCGGCGCCTGCTGCCGGTGTCGCTGTTGGCAGTCGAAGCACCCGGGATCGTGCACGAGGCCCTCGAGACGCAGTTGCGGTCGGTGACCCCGGGCGAACACGATGGTCGCTTCGTGCGCGCCGTGCCCGGCCAGCCCGCCGAAGGTCTTGGCCCGCGCGAGGCCGCGCTGCTGGACCGCATCGGGGGCGGCGTGCACCCGCTGGGCGATGTCCTGCGGGCCCGGATCGAGCAGGGCGCGCTGAAACGCCTGGTGGAACGCGGGCTGGTGCAGATCGCCGGTGTGACGCCATCGGATGCAAGTCACGTGCTGGGCCGCGTGTTGGAATGGGACGGCAGCGCCGCGCGCAAGGCTTTGCTGCTTTTCGGGCGCAGGCGGACTGGCGCGGGCAATGTCCTGTCCAACAACGCGGAAGACGTGGCGCAGATGATCGTCGACCAGCTGACCCACCAGACCTGCCTCGCGCTTCTGGAAACCGCCTTCGACGAGGAAGAAAGGCCTTTCGACATCGCGCCCGACGTGCTGGCCCGGCACGTTCTGATGCAGCGCGGCCTGCAGGGGCATCAGGGATTGGTGCGCCTGCGGACGGGCCTTGATGCGCCGGTGATCGGGTTGGGTGCTTCCGCTGCCAGCTACTATCCCGCGGTGGGCGACAGGTTGGGTTGCGAGATGATCCTGCCCGAGCACGCCGGTGTCGCAAATGCCATCGGTGCGGTCGTGGGGCGGGTGACAATGCGCCAAAGCGGGACGGTCACGGCACCAAGCGAAGGCCGGTACCGCGTGCATCTGCCAGACGGACCGCAAGACTTCACGGATCAGGCAGACGCGCTGGACCTTCTCGAAGCTGCCCTTCGCGAACAGGCGATGGCGGATGCCCTGGCAGCAGGCGCGGTAGACATCCAGATCCGCGTGGACCGCGACATCCGGACCGCAGGGGTCGAAGCGCGGGAGGTTTTCATCGAAGCGGTCATTACAGTCGAGGCCGCAGGCCGACCGCGCGTGGCGGAAGGTTGA
- a CDS encoding SGNH/GDSL hydrolase family protein, which translates to MIPRFIPLFLVVAAFLGACTDPAPRGGGDILVMGDSVMAWNGTSDAAIPDGIAEALGRRVVSKAIPGAQFDNDSGIAGAVGFDIRRQFPGGRWNWIVLNGGANDLGSDCGCGACGSVVDGLIGPDAQTGSIPAFVDRLQWETGARILWMGYYKGNGKGSFQGCRNDLVEMEARIARFAQTRPDVFFVDSEDVIDPTEPGMFAADDTHPSPRASKMIGSYLARQIAQAGRSQKP; encoded by the coding sequence ATGATACCGCGATTTATCCCGCTTTTCCTTGTCGTCGCCGCGTTTCTGGGCGCCTGTACCGACCCGGCCCCGCGCGGGGGCGGAGACATACTCGTGATGGGCGATTCCGTCATGGCATGGAACGGGACCAGCGATGCCGCGATCCCGGACGGCATTGCCGAGGCGTTGGGGCGTCGTGTTGTCAGCAAGGCGATACCGGGCGCGCAGTTCGACAACGACTCGGGCATCGCAGGGGCGGTCGGCTTTGACATCCGCCGGCAGTTTCCCGGCGGACGCTGGAACTGGATCGTGCTGAACGGAGGCGCCAACGACCTCGGCTCGGACTGCGGTTGCGGCGCCTGCGGTTCCGTCGTTGACGGGCTGATCGGACCCGATGCGCAAACCGGCTCGATCCCCGCCTTCGTGGATCGCCTGCAGTGGGAAACAGGCGCGCGGATCCTCTGGATGGGATACTACAAGGGCAACGGCAAGGGGTCGTTTCAGGGCTGCCGGAATGATCTGGTGGAGATGGAAGCGCGTATCGCGCGTTTTGCACAGACCCGGCCCGATGTCTTCTTCGTCGACTCCGAAGACGTGATCGACCCGACAGAACCCGGCATGTTCGCTGCCGACGACACGCACCCGTCGCCGCGCGCGTCGAAGATGATCGGAAGTTACCTCGCGCGGCAGATCGCGCAAGCGGGGCGTTCACAAAAGCCCTGA
- the msrA gene encoding peptide-methionine (S)-S-oxide reductase MsrA, producing MSNERAVLAGGCFWGMQDLIRKRPGVVSTRVGYTGGDVPNATYRNHGTHAEGIEIIFDPEKTSYRELLEFFFQIHDPTTLNRQGNDRGMSYRSAIYYVDEAQKNTALDTIADVEASGLWPGKVVTEVEPVGDFWEAEPEHQDYLERIPNGYTCHFPRADWVLPKREAAE from the coding sequence ATGAGCAACGAACGCGCAGTACTGGCAGGTGGATGTTTCTGGGGCATGCAGGATCTGATCCGCAAGCGCCCCGGCGTGGTATCGACCCGCGTGGGCTATACCGGCGGGGATGTCCCGAACGCGACCTACCGCAATCATGGCACCCATGCCGAAGGTATCGAGATCATCTTCGACCCCGAGAAGACGTCGTACCGCGAGCTTCTGGAATTCTTCTTCCAGATCCACGACCCCACCACGCTGAACCGGCAGGGCAACGACCGCGGGATGAGCTATCGCTCGGCGATCTACTATGTCGATGAAGCGCAGAAAAACACGGCACTGGACACGATCGCCGATGTGGAAGCATCCGGCCTCTGGCCCGGCAAGGTCGTGACGGAGGTGGAGCCGGTCGGCGATTTCTGGGAAGCCGAACCGGAGCATCAGGACTACCTCGAACGCATCCCGAACGGCTACACCTGCCACTTCCCCCGCGCCGACTGGGTTCTGCCCAAGCGGGAAGCTGCAGAGTAA
- a CDS encoding glycosyltransferase family 4 protein — translation MNILFVHQNMPGQYRELVQWLAATGQHRIYFLTQRKNAPTLPGVETRKYETHRTPAKDAYGLSRVWEEAVGAGFGAAVAAKRLEVQEGFRPDIVIGHVGWGELTFFKQIWADVPIIGFFEYYYNITGGSVGFDPEEPVSDHAPFLMQARNAVPLANIETVDMGHCPTYWQRDRFPRSFHDRMYVCHDGIRTDKLLPNPDVSLGLGRLDRELTREDEVLTYVSRNLERTRGFHIFMRALPHILRERPEARVLIVGGNEVSYGGKSRHPGGLRAEMEAEVGRNIDWDRVHFLGNIPYPQYKKMIQLSRCHIYLTMPFVLSWSLLESMSMGATIVASDVAPVREAITHGETGLLVDFFDPEALAAQAVEVLARPQDFAHIGKAARDHVVREYDFLTRCLPEHISQINKLVPADKRIQMPA, via the coding sequence ATGAACATCCTCTTCGTCCATCAGAACATGCCGGGTCAGTACCGTGAACTGGTCCAGTGGCTCGCCGCGACCGGACAGCACCGGATCTACTTCCTGACCCAGCGCAAGAACGCGCCTACCCTGCCGGGCGTGGAGACGAGAAAGTACGAGACCCACCGGACCCCCGCCAAGGATGCATATGGCCTGTCCCGTGTCTGGGAGGAAGCCGTCGGCGCCGGCTTTGGCGCTGCCGTGGCGGCAAAGCGCCTCGAGGTGCAGGAAGGGTTCAGGCCCGATATCGTCATCGGGCACGTGGGCTGGGGGGAGCTCACCTTTTTCAAGCAGATCTGGGCGGACGTGCCGATTATCGGCTTCTTCGAATACTACTACAACATCACCGGCGGATCCGTCGGATTCGACCCGGAAGAACCGGTGTCGGACCATGCCCCGTTCCTCATGCAGGCGCGCAACGCCGTGCCGTTGGCGAACATCGAAACCGTCGACATGGGCCATTGCCCCACCTACTGGCAGCGCGACCGTTTCCCGCGCAGCTTTCATGACAGGATGTATGTCTGTCACGACGGCATTCGCACCGACAAGCTGCTCCCGAACCCGGACGTCAGCCTCGGCCTGGGGCGCCTCGACCGTGAACTGACCCGCGAGGACGAGGTGCTGACCTATGTCTCGCGGAACCTGGAACGGACCAGGGGCTTTCACATCTTCATGCGGGCGCTGCCGCACATCCTGCGCGAACGCCCCGAGGCACGGGTGCTGATCGTCGGCGGCAACGAGGTGTCCTACGGCGGCAAGAGCAGGCACCCCGGCGGACTGCGTGCCGAGATGGAAGCCGAGGTCGGCAGGAATATCGACTGGGACCGCGTGCATTTTCTGGGCAACATTCCCTACCCGCAGTACAAGAAGATGATCCAGCTCAGCCGGTGTCACATCTACCTGACCATGCCCTTCGTGCTTTCGTGGTCACTGCTGGAATCCATGTCGATGGGCGCGACCATCGTCGCCTCTGACGTCGCGCCCGTACGCGAGGCGATCACACATGGCGAAACCGGATTGCTGGTGGACTTCTTCGATCCCGAGGCGCTGGCGGCGCAGGCGGTGGAGGTTCTGGCAAGACCGCAGGATTTCGCCCATATCGGAAAGGCGGCGCGCGATCACGTGGTGAGGGAATACGATTTCCTGACCCGGTGCCTGCCCGAGCATATCTCGCAGATCAACAAGCTGGTTCCGGCAGACAAGCGGATCCAGATGCCGGCCTAA
- the mtgA gene encoding monofunctional biosynthetic peptidoglycan transglycosylase gives MARTSKSTLKKTTSKPPVRRSFRRRMARLALRGVSAAFILVVFVVVLGAVINPPTTAYMFSESRRLGGVQQTWVPIDRIAPVMARAAVAAEDANFCQHWGFDMIAIRKAIAEGSNRGASTISQQTVKNVYLWHGRTWVRKALEALITPVVETIWSKRRIIEVYLNIAEFDEGVFGVEAAARHYFGVSAADLSATQASRLAAILPSPKDRSASRPSTFVAKRARQVRDGAATIRNDGRAACFES, from the coding sequence ATGGCCCGCACATCCAAATCCACGTTGAAAAAGACGACGTCGAAACCGCCGGTCCGGCGCTCTTTCCGGCGGCGGATGGCCCGGCTGGCGCTGCGCGGCGTCTCGGCCGCGTTCATTCTCGTGGTGTTCGTGGTGGTGCTGGGCGCGGTCATCAACCCGCCAACGACAGCCTACATGTTTTCCGAGAGCCGCCGGCTGGGTGGCGTGCAGCAGACCTGGGTTCCAATTGACCGCATCGCACCGGTGATGGCCCGCGCCGCGGTTGCGGCCGAAGACGCGAACTTCTGCCAGCATTGGGGATTCGACATGATCGCCATTCGGAAGGCGATCGCAGAAGGGTCGAACCGCGGGGCGTCAACGATCAGCCAGCAAACGGTCAAGAACGTCTACCTCTGGCATGGCCGGACGTGGGTCCGGAAGGCGCTCGAAGCGTTGATCACACCGGTGGTGGAAACGATCTGGTCGAAGCGTCGCATCATCGAGGTCTACCTGAACATCGCCGAGTTCGACGAAGGGGTCTTCGGCGTGGAGGCCGCGGCACGCCATTACTTCGGAGTGTCGGCCGCGGACCTGTCCGCGACGCAGGCGTCGCGTCTCGCAGCGATCCTGCCGTCGCCCAAGGACCGATCCGCGTCGCGCCCCAGCACCTTTGTGGCAAAGCGGGCCAGACAAGTGCGCGACGGGGCGGCGACGATCCGCAACGACGGGCGCGCCGCCTGTTTCGAGAGTTGA